From a region of the Armatimonas rosea genome:
- a CDS encoding polysaccharide deacetylase family protein: MRITPLLFCLPLVALTGCLKFKSTGPTPTPGPTPAPKPPTFDLTKVQPDELGKIPVIMYHDIGKSGKNTPLDRTVASFEKDLELLYEKGFYPVTAADIVANRLDVPLGKTPVALTFDDARKTQFGLIQTDQGPQVDPNCALGVMERFVKAHPDWKVSATFFVLPKSKVTNESFGQTGMGKDKIAYLLKNGCEIANHSTLHKSFADYTAAQIQEEIGGADKLVTDLNPEVKLETFALPMGKYPRNKALWPLLLKGTYNGHSYSYKAAFDAAWRPIPSPASVKFNPLRLERINSIDGLNGIRYWVEKLTAPGGGRYISDGDPSWVSFPKAKEAELARERVEKQGKQLNAYESQGIQGAGGKPIVPASK; encoded by the coding sequence GTGAGAATCACCCCCCTTTTGTTTTGTCTGCCCCTCGTTGCTCTAACAGGGTGCCTTAAGTTTAAATCGACCGGCCCCACCCCGACTCCTGGCCCGACGCCTGCGCCCAAACCGCCCACTTTTGACCTGACCAAGGTGCAGCCCGATGAGCTCGGGAAGATCCCGGTCATCATGTACCATGACATCGGCAAGAGCGGGAAGAACACGCCGCTGGACCGCACGGTGGCATCGTTTGAGAAAGACCTGGAGCTCCTCTACGAGAAGGGGTTCTACCCGGTGACCGCGGCCGATATTGTCGCCAACCGGCTGGATGTGCCGCTGGGCAAGACCCCGGTGGCGCTTACCTTCGACGATGCTCGCAAGACACAGTTTGGGCTGATCCAGACCGACCAGGGGCCGCAGGTCGATCCCAACTGTGCGCTGGGGGTGATGGAGCGCTTTGTCAAGGCGCACCCGGACTGGAAGGTGAGTGCGACCTTCTTTGTCTTGCCAAAGTCCAAAGTCACCAATGAGTCGTTTGGGCAGACCGGGATGGGAAAAGACAAGATTGCCTATCTCCTGAAAAATGGCTGTGAGATCGCAAACCACTCGACCCTGCACAAGAGCTTCGCCGACTACACCGCCGCGCAGATCCAAGAGGAGATCGGGGGTGCCGACAAGCTGGTCACCGACCTCAACCCCGAGGTGAAGCTGGAGACCTTCGCCCTGCCGATGGGCAAGTACCCACGCAACAAGGCGCTCTGGCCGCTGCTGCTCAAGGGGACCTACAATGGCCACAGCTACTCCTACAAGGCCGCCTTCGACGCCGCCTGGCGCCCGATTCCTTCCCCGGCATCGGTGAAGTTCAACCCGCTCCGGCTAGAGCGCATCAACTCGATCGATGGCCTCAATGGAATTCGCTACTGGGTCGAGAAGCTCACGGCTCCGGGCGGAGGCCGCTACATCTCCGATGGCGACCCCAGCTGGGTGAGCTTCCCCAAGGCCAAGGAGGCCGAGCTGGCACGCGAGCGGGTGGAGAAGCAGGGCAAGCAGCTCAATGCCTACGAGAGCCAGGGCATCCAAGGGGCAGGGGGAAAGCCGATCGTGCCCGCCTCGAAATAG
- a CDS encoding amidohydrolase family protein produces the protein MKIIDTHQHLWDRARFDLPWLETATEPLSKSHTPEDYARATAGLGIAATIYMEVDVRPDQREAEARYVLGLCDDPQNPMVGAVVGGDPAASDFYGYLDKIAHPHLKGVRQVLHGGLPQGYCLQPAFVAGVQELGRRGLCFDLCLRPDELTDGAALARSCPETRFVLDHCGNAPVTGTPAQLEAWRQGLEQVAACPNTIVKLSGIIAGTQPGVDFVEQLAPCIHHTLTTFGPERVIFASDWPVCTLRASLAEWVATLKTLVASLPDTEQQKLFWENATRFYGLG, from the coding sequence ATGAAGATTATTGATACCCACCAGCACCTCTGGGACCGGGCGCGCTTCGACTTGCCCTGGCTGGAGACCGCGACCGAGCCCCTGAGCAAGAGCCACACGCCCGAGGACTACGCGCGTGCGACCGCCGGGCTGGGGATTGCGGCGACGATCTACATGGAGGTCGATGTTCGCCCCGACCAGCGGGAGGCGGAGGCGCGCTATGTCCTGGGGCTGTGCGACGATCCCCAGAACCCGATGGTGGGCGCGGTGGTGGGTGGTGACCCGGCGGCGAGCGATTTTTACGGCTATCTCGACAAGATCGCGCACCCGCACCTCAAGGGGGTGCGGCAGGTGCTCCATGGTGGGCTACCGCAGGGCTACTGCCTCCAGCCGGCGTTTGTGGCGGGCGTGCAGGAGCTGGGGAGGCGCGGGCTGTGCTTCGATCTGTGCCTGCGCCCCGATGAGCTCACCGATGGTGCTGCGCTGGCCCGCTCCTGCCCGGAGACGCGCTTTGTGCTGGACCACTGCGGCAACGCGCCGGTCACGGGCACGCCGGCTCAGCTTGAGGCGTGGCGACAAGGGCTAGAGCAGGTCGCGGCCTGCCCCAACACGATCGTGAAGCTCTCCGGGATTATCGCGGGAACCCAGCCGGGTGTTGATTTTGTGGAGCAGCTGGCTCCCTGCATCCACCACACTCTGACGACCTTTGGGCCAGAGCGGGTGATCTTTGCCAGCGACTGGCCGGTCTGCACGCTCCGTGCGAGCCTCGCCGAGTGGGTCGCGACCCTCAAGACCCTTGTCGCCTCCCTTCCCGACACCGAGCAACAGAAGCTCTTCTGGGAGAACGCCACCCGTTTCTATGGGCTAGGATAG
- a CDS encoding DUF1501 domain-containing protein: protein MSRLQDVALCSGREVTTSRREFLSRTGLGIGGLALSALFASEAKADTGNALTAAKKAPLPAKARHVIHIFASGAPSHLDTFDPKPGMEKFRGQTVSGASGVIFPTPFKFQKCGQSGLEISELFPNLQKCADDLCVIRSMKTDIPAHPVAAKMMNTGSTQLVKPSLGSWVLYGLGTDNQDLPGFVTLGGSPEWRQSAFLPSPFQGTRADFAPGKPVDKVLLNLKNEFSSAEAQRMQLDLARQLNGNHSAKFQHDEQLEARIDSFELAFKMQTAATDAFDITKEPAAVRAKYGTSDFAGKLLCARRLVERGVRFVQVEIGGWDHHQQLVQSLNRKGGEMDQPVAALIADLKERGLLESTLVIWGGEFGRTPTTAGSINDQSGRDHHSRCFSAFMAGGGVKGGMHYGETDELGMNIAANPVHVHDFHATILRVLGFDHTKLTYRYNGRDFRLTDNYGNIVNEILA from the coding sequence ATGAGTCGTTTACAAGATGTTGCACTGTGTTCGGGGCGTGAGGTGACTACGTCGCGCCGGGAGTTCCTGAGCCGGACGGGGCTAGGAATCGGGGGGCTGGCGCTCTCGGCGCTCTTTGCGAGTGAGGCGAAGGCCGATACCGGAAATGCGCTCACCGCCGCCAAGAAAGCGCCGCTGCCGGCGAAGGCCCGGCATGTCATCCATATCTTCGCCTCCGGGGCACCGTCGCACCTGGACACCTTCGACCCCAAGCCCGGCATGGAGAAGTTCCGTGGGCAGACCGTCTCTGGGGCCAGCGGCGTGATCTTTCCCACCCCCTTCAAGTTCCAGAAGTGCGGCCAGAGCGGGCTGGAGATCAGCGAGCTCTTTCCCAACCTCCAGAAGTGCGCCGATGACCTGTGCGTGATTCGCTCGATGAAGACCGACATCCCCGCGCACCCAGTGGCCGCCAAGATGATGAACACCGGCTCGACCCAGCTGGTCAAGCCGAGCCTGGGGAGCTGGGTGCTCTACGGCCTGGGCACCGACAACCAGGACCTGCCGGGCTTTGTGACGCTGGGAGGGAGCCCGGAGTGGCGCCAGTCGGCGTTTCTGCCCAGCCCGTTCCAGGGAACCCGCGCGGACTTCGCGCCCGGCAAGCCCGTGGATAAGGTGCTCCTGAACCTCAAGAATGAGTTTAGCTCCGCCGAGGCGCAGCGCATGCAGCTCGACCTGGCCCGGCAGCTCAATGGCAACCATAGCGCCAAGTTCCAGCATGACGAGCAGCTAGAGGCGCGGATCGACTCCTTTGAGCTCGCCTTTAAGATGCAGACCGCCGCGACCGATGCCTTCGATATCACCAAGGAGCCCGCCGCCGTGCGCGCCAAGTACGGGACCTCGGACTTTGCGGGCAAGCTACTCTGCGCCCGGCGCCTGGTGGAGCGGGGCGTCCGCTTTGTCCAGGTCGAGATTGGGGGCTGGGACCACCACCAGCAGCTTGTCCAGAGCCTCAATCGAAAGGGCGGCGAGATGGACCAGCCGGTCGCGGCACTGATCGCGGACCTGAAGGAGCGTGGCCTGCTGGAGTCTACCCTCGTGATCTGGGGCGGTGAGTTTGGGCGCACCCCGACCACAGCGGGTAGCATCAACGACCAGTCCGGCCGCGACCACCACTCGCGCTGCTTCTCCGCGTTTATGGCCGGCGGGGGAGTTAAGGGCGGAATGCACTACGGCGAGACCGATGAGCTGGGGATGAATATCGCCGCCAACCCGGTCCATGTCCA